A genomic region of Streptosporangium lutulentum contains the following coding sequences:
- a CDS encoding VOC family protein: MTITLNHTIVPATDHREAARFLASIMGLERLPPAGRTGHFAPVRVNEQLTLDFMAVDEPQGHHLVFDVDPATFDRILARLRAAGVPYGNDPAHPDNGRIDHPLCPRGLFFADAFRNLYEVMSPA, translated from the coding sequence ATGACCATCACCCTGAACCACACCATCGTCCCCGCCACCGACCACCGTGAGGCCGCCCGGTTCCTCGCCTCGATCATGGGTCTGGAACGGTTGCCGCCCGCCGGCCGGACAGGTCACTTCGCCCCCGTGCGCGTGAACGAGCAACTGACCCTCGACTTCATGGCCGTGGACGAACCCCAAGGACACCACCTGGTGTTCGACGTGGATCCGGCGACCTTCGACCGGATCCTGGCCCGGCTGCGCGCGGCGGGCGTGCCCTACGGCAACGACCCCGCCCACCCCGACAACGGCCGGATCGACCACCCCCTCTGCCCCCGCGGCCTGTTCTTCGCCGACGCCTTCCGCAACCTGTACGAGGTGATGTCCCCGGCCTGA
- a CDS encoding TetR/AcrR family transcriptional regulator, with the protein MTDSPTRRRAPGMSPEQRRAMIVAAALPLVAEYGAAITTSQIARAAGIGEATIFRAFADKEEVLTACLAEAMSPGHVLNELASISLDEPLAVRLAEAAEAMRAHLERMGTVIGTLHAFGHRRQTTEERPASSGRGALMSELRDGVAELIEPDRATLRLDPEKLSSIFLSMLFTQRRRLADDEAPELTPQEIVDVLLHGALNDPGLPR; encoded by the coding sequence ATGACAGATTCCCCCACCCGGCGGCGAGCGCCGGGAATGAGCCCCGAACAGCGCAGAGCGATGATCGTCGCGGCGGCCCTGCCGCTGGTCGCCGAGTACGGCGCCGCGATCACCACGAGTCAGATCGCACGGGCCGCGGGCATCGGCGAGGCCACCATCTTCCGGGCCTTCGCCGACAAGGAAGAGGTGCTCACCGCGTGCCTGGCCGAGGCGATGAGCCCCGGCCACGTGCTGAACGAACTGGCCTCCATCTCCCTCGACGAGCCGCTCGCGGTGCGACTGGCCGAGGCGGCCGAGGCCATGCGAGCCCACCTGGAACGCATGGGCACCGTGATCGGAACACTGCACGCCTTCGGCCACCGTCGCCAGACCACCGAGGAGCGGCCGGCGTCGAGCGGCCGGGGGGCCTTGATGAGCGAGCTGCGCGACGGCGTGGCCGAACTGATCGAACCCGACCGGGCCACCCTGCGCCTGGATCCGGAAAAGCTCTCCTCGATCTTCCTGAGCATGCTCTTCACCCAGCGTCGCCGACTCGCAGACGATGAGGCCCCGGAGCTGACCCCACAGGAAATCGTCGACGTCCTCCTGCACGGCGCCCTCAACGACCCCGGGCTTCCGCGATGA
- a CDS encoding glyoxalase superfamily protein codes for MDMKLELVPVPVTDVDRAKAFYTEQLGFNADLDQSFGETFRVVQLTPPGSACSICIGVGIVDTAPGSVQGLHLVVSDIHAARKELAERGVEIGEVEDMTAPGKPTVSYAAFKDPDGNGWTLQQLPY; via the coding sequence ATGGACATGAAGCTTGAGCTGGTGCCGGTTCCCGTCACGGATGTGGACCGCGCGAAGGCCTTCTACACCGAACAGCTCGGCTTCAACGCCGACCTCGACCAGAGCTTCGGCGAGACGTTCCGCGTGGTGCAGCTGACACCTCCCGGATCGGCCTGCTCCATCTGCATCGGTGTCGGGATCGTCGACACGGCGCCGGGCTCGGTTCAGGGCCTGCACCTGGTCGTCTCGGACATCCACGCCGCGCGGAAGGAACTCGCCGAGCGGGGGGTGGAGATCGGCGAGGTCGAGGACATGACCGCCCCGGGGAAGCCGACGGTCTCGTACGCGGCCTTCAAGGACCCCGACGGCAACGGCTGGACCCTGCAGCAACTCCCCTACTGA